In one Rutidosis leptorrhynchoides isolate AG116_Rl617_1_P2 chromosome 8, CSIRO_AGI_Rlap_v1, whole genome shotgun sequence genomic region, the following are encoded:
- the LOC139862520 gene encoding caffeoylshikimate esterase-like: MEKQKYYWGNSPDEEEYYKLHNITSTSSFFTSPRGLSLFTRSWHPITPQPPRGIICMVHGYGNDISWTFQSTAIYLASNGFSCFALDMESHGRSQGLKAFVPDVNAVVDDFISYFTSVIDSSYGNLPRFLYGESMGGAICLLIQFSKPNFFNGAILIAPMCKISDKVRPNWPIPEILTFVSRFAPTLAIVPTADLVEKSVKVVEKRRIGGMNPMRYTGKPRLGTVVELLRVTDYLSSKLNEVELPFIVLHGNADVVTDPEVSKELYEKAKSNDKCLKIYDGMMHSLLFGETDENVELVRGDILSWLNDRCS; the protein is encoded by the coding sequence ATGGAGAAACAAAAATATTATTGGGGAAACTCACCTGATGAAGAAGAATACTACAAACTCCACAACATCACTTCCACTTCATCTTTCTTCACTTCACCAAGAGGCTTATCTTTATTCACTAGATCATGGCATCCAATCACTCCTCAACCTCCACGTGGCATTATCTGTATGGTCCACGGTTACGGCAACGACATCAGCTGGACCTTTCAATCCACCGCCATTTATCTCGCAAGTAACGGTTTCTCTTGTTTCGCACTCGATATGGAATCACACGGCCGTTCTCAAGGTCTCAAAGCATTCGTACCTGATGTTAACGCCGTTGTTGATGATTTCATATCCTATTTCACGTCCGTCATCGATTCAAGTTACGGCAACTTACCTAGGTTTTTATACGGTGAATCAATGGGCGGTGCGATCTGTTTGTTGATTCAATTTAGTAAACCTAATTTTTTTAACGGCGCTATACTGATCGCTCCGATGTGTAAGATTTCCGATAAAGTGAGGCCGAATTGGCCGATTCCGGAGATTTTGACGTTCGTATCACGATTTGCGCCGACGTTAGCGATTGTACCGACGGCTGATTTGGTTGAAAAATCAGTTAAAGTAGTTGAGAAGAGGAGAATTGGGGGAATGAATCCGATGAGGTATACAGGGAAGCCGAGATTGGGGACGGTTGTGGAGCTGTTAAGAGTAACAGATTATTTGAGTAGTAAACTGAATGAAGTCGAATTACCGTTTATCGTGTTGCATGGAAATGCAGATGTTGTTACTGATCCTGAAGTGAGTAAGGAGTTGTATGAGAAAGCGAAAAGTAACGATAAGTGTTTGAAGATTTACGATGGGATGATGCATTCGTTGTTGTTCGGGGAGACTGATGAGAATGTTGAGCTTGTTCGTGGCGATATATTGTCATGGTTGAATGATCGATGCTCGtag
- the LOC139862557 gene encoding helicase-like transcription factor CHR28 has product MMMTNGDYNWNFVADDDFVADDDVDDGSMSMDIESFLSILDENRPHDSSQSGSAYPFLGTEPYNEPTTHVGANGYSQTLEGNVCSDGSPDRERQTGNHGPTEMGPLPDVSSTKVNSLTPSDWLVPVQPGDTSLSSHYDSREDFTSSNQMMVKSGGISDRIYDGTPESTFVDLSEYSDGLYNHGDKSSMTYATNTSEPCYSDSHSIYPNGMLLNDNITLDQYTEPYFSTKGTLKSNESSTDTPANTSTNGSHFVSMLPNRRQFVSIMEDTGDAGSERSGDVADGLFTESISAGPKSFSGKEHRVEGDHDTKRSHSFINIRNNPFTPAKLFHGEKRETKFMEDTGDAGSERSSDVADRLFTESISAGPNSFSGKEHRVEGDHDTKRSHSFINIRNNPFTPANLFHGEKRETKFAAFTNMGSNGHKTAGKNVTCIDVDDADDICILEDMSQPPPRKHYSVDVKSPFIVTQRSSIRAPPVHMGFNNARVMENDEQTVYEAALQDLSQPNSELFAPDGTLEVKLLKHQRIALSWMVQKETISKHYCFGGILADDQGLGKTISTIALILTERSPSSTEVKKIKITNLDDDDDEQIDDSVHTNSSRLAGGTLVVCPTSVLRQWNDELHNKVSNKASLSVLVYHGANRTKDPCELAKYDVVLTTYAIVSMEVPKQPLVDEDEDETKRRNESHTVGLIKKRKYPSSSSKGSKKGNKGIKNELFESLARPLAKVRWYRVVLDEAQSIKNYKTQVARACWGLKAKRRWCLSGTPIQNAIDDLYSYFRFLRYDPYSEYKTFCSAIKALIQKSPADGYKKLQVVLKTIMLRRTKATLLDGEPIINLPPKTINLMKVDFTDEERDFYSRLETDSRAQFEEYAAAGTVKQNYVNILLMLLRLRQACDHPLLVKGCSSNSGWKSSVDKAKTLPPEKRTRLLNCLETNLALCSICSDPPEDAVVTTCEHVFCNQCILERLSSEETQCPSSKCKVILNTSSVFSKSTLKISLCDQTTLALENALYSSSPTTQALENALYSSSPVKSEVLDPCSSSGSVSSSNIDAAEALDSSKIKAALEVLESISKPKEIVTHDEDGNVKGNIVVREKAIVFSQWTKMLDLLESCLKNSGIGYRRLDGTMSILARDKAVKDFNTLPEVSVMIMSLKAASLGLNMVSACHVLLLDLWWNPTTEDQAIDRAHRIGQTRPVSVLRLTVKDTVEDRILALQQKKREMVASAFGEDETGGSQTRLTVEDLTYLFKS; this is encoded by the exons ATGATGATGACAAACGGCGATTATAATTGGAATTTCGTCGCTGATGATGATTTTGTAgcggatgatgatgttgatgatggttcCATGAGTATGGATATTGAATCGTTTTTAAGTATCCTCGATGAAAACCGTCCTCATGATTCTTCTCAG AGTGGATCAGCATATCCTTTCTTAGGTACTGAACCCTACAATGAGCCAACTACACATGTTGGTGCTAACGGTTACTCTCAAACCCTCGAAGGTAACGTTTGTTCTGATGGTTCACCTGACCGTGAAAGGCAGACAGGAAATCATGGGCCCACAGAGATGGGGCCTTTGCCAGATGTCTCATCAACTAAAGTCAACTCTTTGACTCCTAGTGATTGGTTGGTACCAGTTCAACCAGGTGACACAAGTCTCTCTAGCCATTATGATTCTAGGGAAGATTTTACATCATCTAATCAAATGATGGTAAAATCTGGAGGAATAAGTGATAGAATTTATGATGGAACACCAGAATCAACATTTGTTGATCTTAGTGAATATTCTGATGGTTTGTACAACCATGGTGATAAATCTTCAATGACATATGCCACTAACACAAGTGAACCATGTTATTCTGATTCTCATTCGATTTACCCTAATGGAATGTTACTGAATGATAATATTACATTAGATCAGTATACTGAACCGTATTTTAGTACTAAAGGTACCTTAAAGAGCAATGAAAGCTCTACTGATACACCTGCTAATACGTCTACAAATGGAAGTCATTTTGTATCCATGTTACCAAACAGAAGACAATTTGTTTCTATTATGGAGGATACAGGTGATGCGGGTAGTGAAAGATCGGGTGATGTTGCTGATGGACTTTTTACTGAATCCATTTCTGCGGGTCCCAAATCTTTTTCGGGAAAGGAACATCGTGTAGAGGGAGATCATGATACCAAACGCTCTCACAGTTTTATTAATATCCGCAATAATCCATTCACTCCAGCCAAATTGTTTCATGGTGAAAAAAGAGAGACTAAATTTATGGAAGATACAGGTGATGCGGGTAGTGAAAGATCGAGTGACGTTGCTGATCGACTTTTTACTGAATCCATTTCTGCGGGTCCCAATTCTTTTTCGGGAAAGGAACATCGTGTAGAGGGAGATCATGATACCAAACGCTCTCACAGTTTTATTAATATCCGCAATAATCCATTCACTCCAGCCAATTTGTTTCATGGTGAAAAAAGAGAGACTAAATTTGCTGCATTTACCAATATGGGTTCAAATGGTCACAAAACAGCTGGAAAAAATGTCACATGTATTGATGTTGATGATGCTGATGATATCTGTATTCTTGAAGATATGAGTCAACCTCCACCAAGAAAGCATTATTCTGTAGATGTGAAATCACCTTTTATTGTTACTCAAAGGTCTTCAATTCGTGCTCCTCCCGTTCATATGGGATTCAATAATGCACGGGTTATGGAAAACGATGAACAAACTGTTTATGAAGCTGCATTGCAG GATCTTTCTCAGCCAAACTCAGAATTATTTGCACCTGATGGTACTTTGGAGGTCAAACTCTTGAAACACCAG CGAATTGCTTTGTCGTGGATGGTACAGAAAGAGACTATAAGCAAGCACTACTGCTTTGGAGGAATCCTTGCTGATGACCAG GGACTTGGTAAAACAATATCGACAATTGCCCTTATTCTGACAGAAAGATCTCCATCATCTACTGAAGTGAAAAAGATAAAGATTACAAATttggatgatgacgatgatgagcaAATAGACGATTCTGTTCATACAAATAGTAGTAGACTAGCTGGTGGGACCCTTGTTGTTTGCCCTACAAGCGTTCTTCGTCAATGGAATGATGAGTTGCATAACAAAGTAAGCAACAAAGCCAGTCTCTCTGTTTTAGTGTATCATGGTGCAAACCGAACCAAGGACCCATGTGAGTTAGCTAAGTACGATGTGGTCCTGACCACATATGCAATTGTAAGTATGGAGGTTCCAAAACAGCCACttgttgatgaagatgaagatgaaacaAAAAGGCGCAATGAGTCTCATACTGTTGGGCTCATTAAAAAAAGAAAATATCCTTCTAGCTCTAGTAAGGGTTCGAAGAAGGGCAATAAGGGAATTAAAAATGAGTTATTTGAATCACTTGCTCGTCCTCTTGCTAAAGTGAGATGGTATAGGGTTGTATTGGATGAGGCACAAAGTATTAAGAACTACAAAACACAAGTAGCTCGCGCTTGTTGGGGTCTTAAAGCTAAACGAAGGTGGTGCTTGTCGGGTACACCTATTCAGAATGCCATTGATGATCTCTACAGTTACTTTAGATTCTTGAGATATGATCCGTATTCTGAATATAAAACATTCTGCTCAGCCATAAAGGCCTTGATTCAAAAGAGTCCTGCTGATGGGTATAAGAAGTTACAGGTTGTATTGAAGACTATTATGCTCCGGCGCACAAAAG CTACACTACTCGATGGGGAACCGATTATCAATCTGCCACCCAAAACCATTAATCTGATGAAAGTTGATTTCACAGACGAGGAGCGTGATTTCTACTCCAGGCTGGAAACTGATTCTCGTGCTCAGTTTGAG GAATATGCAGCTGCAGGAACAGTCAAACAAAACTATGTTAACATACTGTTGATGCTTTTACGTCTCAGACAAGCTTGTGATCACCCTTTACTTGTGAAAGGATGTAGCTCAAACTCTGGGTGGAAATCATCTGTTGACAAGGCAAAAACGCTTCCTCCTGAAAAACGAACCCGTCTCCTAAATTGTTTAGAAACTAATTTAGCTCTATGCAGCATATGCAGT GATCCACCTGAAGATGCAGTCGTGACAACTTGTGAGCATGTCTTCTGCAACCAGTGTATCCTTGAACGTCTTTCAAGTGAAGAAACTCAGTGCCCATCTTCAAAATGCAAAGTTATCTTAAACACATCATCAGTATTTTCAAAATCCACCCTTAAGATATCCCTTTGCGACCAAACTACTCTGGCCCTTGAAAATGCTCTTTATAGTTCTAGTCCAACTACTCAGGCCCTTGAAAATGCTCTTTATAGTTCTAGTCCAGTAAAATCCGAGGTTCTCGATCCGTGTTCATCAAGTGGTTCAGTTAGTTCTTCAAATATTGACGCAGCTGAGGCACTCGATTCTTCAAAAATCAAGGCTGCTCTTGAGGTGTTAGAGTCTATTTCTAAACCTAAGGAAATAGTAACGCATGATGAAGATGGCAATGTGAAAGGAAACATAGTTGTGAGAGAGAAAGCTATTGTATTTTCACAGTGGACGAAAATGCTGGATTTGCTTGAATCTTGCTTGAAAAATTCTGGAATTGGATACCGAAGACTTGATGGAACGATGTCTATTCTTGCTCGGGATAAAGCAGTGAAGGATTTCAACACTCTTCCTGAG GTTAGTGTTATGATCATGTCTTTGAAAGCTGCCAGTCTTGGATTGAACATGGTTTCTGCATGTCATGTGCTTCTTCTGGATCTATGGTGGAACCCTACAACTGAAGATCAAGCAATCGACAGAGCTCATAGAATTGGGCAGACTCGCCCAGTCTCAGTCTTACGTTTGACTGTTAAAGATACCGTTGAAGATCGTATATTGGCTCTTCAG CAAAAGAAGAGAGAGATGGTCGCATCGGCATTCGGGGAGGATGAGACTGGTGGCAGTCAGACTCGTCTTACTGTTGAAGATTTGACATACCTATTCAAATCTTGA